CGGGACAGTATGTCGTAACCAGTCTGTCTATGGCGCAGGTAATCATCTCCTGAATATTTTCCTTCAGGTCTTCGGATGTAAGCACCTGCCTGCGCTGTCCGTAAATGACTTCACGCTGCTGGTTCATGACGTCGTCGTAATCAAGCACATGCTTGCGCATTTCAAAGTTCCGGTTTTCAACCCGCTTCTGGGCTGTTTCGATCGAACGGCTGACTATGTTATGTTCAATCGGCATATCTTCCTCAAGCCCCAGGCGGTCCATGATCCCCGCAATGTTGTCGGAACCGAACATCCGCATCAGGTCATCTTCCAAAGAAATATAAAATTGGGTTGCGCCCGGATCGCCCTGACGCCCTGTACGTCCCCGCAGCTGGTTGTCAATCCGCCTGCTCTCATGGCGTTCAGTCCCGATAATGTGCAGGCCACCTAGTTCGACTACCTTTTTATGTTCCTCAAGAGTATCTATTTTATACTTTTCCATGAGTTTCTCAGCCTCTTTAACCGTGGTATCAGGATCGTCGGAATCTTTGCCTTTCAAATCATTTTGAACCAGGAAATCGGGGTTGCCGCCTAAAAGGATATCTGTGCCGCGGCCGGCCATATTGGTGGCAATGGTAACCGTATTTAAACGTCCGGCCTGAGCTACGATTTCAGCCTCTTTTTCGTGATACTTTGCGTTGAGGACATTATGGGAGACTCCAGACCTTTTCAGCATCTGGCTGATTATTTCTGATTTTTCAATGGAGACGGTACCCACAAGAACCGGCTGCCCCGTTTTGTGCCGCCGCGCTATCTCGTCAACTACCGCTTTAAATTTGGCCTTTTCAGTTTTATAAACCACGTCCGGCATATCCCGGCGAATCATGGGCATGTGTGTGGGGACGACTATTACGTCGAGTTTGTAGATCTTTCTGAATTCCTCTTCCTCGGTTGCGGCTGTGCCGGTCATGCCGGCAAGCTTTTCGTACATTCGGAAGTAGTTCTGAAAAGTAATTGCGGCCAGAGTTTGAGACTCATGCTCAATCCGGACTCCTTCCTTGGCTTCGATGGCCTGGTGCAGCCCTTCGCTGTACCGGCGGCCGAACATCAGACGCCCGGTAAACTCGTCAACAATGATTACCTGGCCGTCCTTGATTACGTAGTCCCTGTCTTTTTTCATCAGCGCGTGCGCTTTCAGCGCCTGCTGCATATGGTGAGTCAGTTCCGTATGCTTATCATCGTAAAGGTTATCCACCTTGAGCATTTTTTCGACAAGAGCTACACCTTCCTCGGTAAGAGCAACGGTGTGCGTCTTTTCTTCAACCGTGTAATCCCTGTCTTTGACCAGCCGCGGCGCCAGCCGGGCAAAATTATAATACAAATCGGTGGGTTTATCGGCCTGGCCCGAGATAATCAAGGGAGTTCTGGCCTCATCTATAAGAATGCTGTCAACTTCGTCCACAATAGCATAGTTGAGTTCTCTTTGGACCATTTGATCGGGTTGTATGGACATATTGTCCCTGAGGTAATCAAAACCAAATTCATTGTTTGTGCCGTAAACGACATCGGAAGCATAAGCGCTTTTACGCTCGTCAAAATCCAAACCATGCACAACAAGGCCGACCGAAAGGCCTAAAAACGTATAGATTTTACCCATCCATTCGCTGTCCCGTTTGGCCAGGTAATCGTTGACGGTTACAACATGCACGCCCTCCCCGGTGAGCGCGTTAAGATAAACGGGCAGAGTGGCCACCAGTGTTTTTCCTTCACCGGTTTTCATTTCCGCTATTTTTCCCTGGTGCAAAACAATACCGCCCATCAACTGCATGTCGAAGTGGCGCATATTTAAAACACGCCGGCTGACCTCCCTGACTACCGCAAAAGCCTCGGGGAGCAGATCATCCAGGGTTTCATCCTGATCCAGGCGGTTCTTGAATTCCACCGTCTTATTTTGAAGTATTGAATCTGGAAGCGCCTGTAATTCAGCTTCATAGGAGTTGATCTTATCAACAATTTTCTGCATCCGCTTAATTTCCCGGGAATTATCATCTAGCAAATTCCTGAGTATGTTAAGCAAGAAAATCACCTTCTTAAATGAAGAGGAACCCCCTGGTTCCTCCTTTACTGGTTACAATTGTATCATTTTAAAACAAGAACTGCAAGATCTCTAAAACTCCGGTTCGATTAAACCGTAATTTCCATCTTTGCGTTTGTATAAAACATTGACTTGTTCCGACTCCGAATTTGAAAATACAAAAAAGCTGTGTCCGAGAAGATTCATCTGCAGCACTGCCTCATCTACCGTCATCGGTTTGATGTCAAAGCGTTTTGTGCGCACTATCTGGGGGTAGTCGTAATCTGCAAACCGTTCGTCCGGCGTTTCCCCGGCAGATTTACCAAGGCGCTTGATCAGCCTCCCCTTGTGTTTTTGAACCTGTT
The sequence above is a segment of the Desulfotomaculum sp. genome. Coding sequences within it:
- the raiA gene encoding ribosome-associated translation inhibitor RaiA, encoding MNIQVRGRNVEVTEALKDYIAKRVGKVEKYLDNIREAQVTLAVERGFHRVEVTIPVNGIILRGEESTPDMYASVDLVVEKLEKQVQKHKGRLIKRLGKSAGETPDERFADYDYPQIVRTKRFDIKPMTVDEAVLQMNLLGHSFFVFSNSESEQVNVLYKRKDGNYGLIEPEF
- a CDS encoding preprotein translocase subunit SecA, with protein sequence MLNILRNLLDDNSREIKRMQKIVDKINSYEAELQALPDSILQNKTVEFKNRLDQDETLDDLLPEAFAVVREVSRRVLNMRHFDMQLMGGIVLHQGKIAEMKTGEGKTLVATLPVYLNALTGEGVHVVTVNDYLAKRDSEWMGKIYTFLGLSVGLVVHGLDFDERKSAYASDVVYGTNNEFGFDYLRDNMSIQPDQMVQRELNYAIVDEVDSILIDEARTPLIISGQADKPTDLYYNFARLAPRLVKDRDYTVEEKTHTVALTEEGVALVEKMLKVDNLYDDKHTELTHHMQQALKAHALMKKDRDYVIKDGQVIIVDEFTGRLMFGRRYSEGLHQAIEAKEGVRIEHESQTLAAITFQNYFRMYEKLAGMTGTAATEEEEFRKIYKLDVIVVPTHMPMIRRDMPDVVYKTEKAKFKAVVDEIARRHKTGQPVLVGTVSIEKSEIISQMLKRSGVSHNVLNAKYHEKEAEIVAQAGRLNTVTIATNMAGRGTDILLGGNPDFLVQNDLKGKDSDDPDTTVKEAEKLMEKYKIDTLEEHKKVVELGGLHIIGTERHESRRIDNQLRGRTGRQGDPGATQFYISLEDDLMRMFGSDNIAGIMDRLGLEEDMPIEHNIVSRSIETAQKRVENRNFEMRKHVLDYDDVMNQQREVIYGQRRQVLTSEDLKENIQEMITCAIDRLVTTYCPEGVHQEEWDLQGLFTQAEQIFCLKKKIDQENFEDSGRQSIKDNLEEMALKAYEAREEELGAGMMRELERVLMLRVVDDKWMDHLDAMDQLREGIGLRAYGQKDPLIEYKFEGYEMFQGMISSIQEDVVRYLFRVNIVQPQEQQRKTVENKYKEDEPKRPVKRENRIGRNDPCPCGSGKKYKKCCGRAAS